The Octopus bimaculoides isolate UCB-OBI-ISO-001 chromosome 13, ASM119413v2, whole genome shotgun sequence genome includes a window with the following:
- the LOC106880497 gene encoding uncharacterized protein LOC106880497, which yields MSAVNTNIHGKVVIVTGTSSGIGCAIAEAFVKAGANVAMAAHREDKLQELCKKFSENAQGQVIAIKTDVTDKQQVKELVRRTECSLGPVGILVNCAGIGYYTLMKNLKEDEWDRTIDTNCKGVTNCIGVVLDGMIKKKSGHIVNISSDAGKKRVSWFSCIFWIKILC from the exons ATGAGTGCTGTCA ATACTAACATACATGGCAAAGTTGTCATTGTAACAGGCACATCAAGTGGAATTGGCTGTGCAATTGCAGAAGCCTTTGTTAAAGCAGGTGCAAATGTTGCTATGGCTGCTCACAGGGAAGATAAGCTGCAGGAATTATGCAAGAAGTTCTCAGAAAATGCTCAAGGCCAAGTCATTGCCATTAAGACTGATGTTACTGACAAACAGCAG gtGAAAGAGCTTGTTCGACGTACAGAATGTTCTCTTGGACCAGTTGGTATTTTGGTCAATTGTGCTGGTATTGGATATTACACTTTGATGAAAAACCTTAAAGAAGACGAATGGGACAGAACAATAGATACTAATTGCAAG gGTGTGACTAACTGTATTGGTGTTGTCCTTGATGGgatgataaagaaaaaatctGGTCATATTGTCAACATATCCTCTGATGCAGGAAAAAAAA GGGTTTCCTGGTTTAGCTGTATATTCTGGATCAAAATTCTTTGTTGA